The following proteins are encoded in a genomic region of Gavia stellata isolate bGavSte3 unplaced genomic scaffold, bGavSte3.hap2 HAP2_SCAFFOLD_42, whole genome shotgun sequence:
- the LOC132321498 gene encoding olfactory receptor 14C36-like has translation MSNSSSITQFLLLAFADTWELQLLHFCLFLGIYLAALLGNGLIITAIVCDHHLHSPMYFFLLNLLDLGSISTTLPKAMANSLWDTRAISYSGCAAQVFLFLFFIAAEFYLLTIMAYDRYIAICKPLHYGTLLGSRACVHMAAAAWGSGLLNAVLHTANTFSLPLCQGNALDQFFCEIPQILKLSCSDSYLREVGLIVVTACFSFGCFVFIVLSYVQILRAVLRIPSEQGPHKAFSTCLPHVAVVSLFLSTIMFSYLKPPSISSPSLDLVVSFLYSVVPPAVNPLIYSMRNQELKDAIKKWFSRTLFNS, from the coding sequence atgtccaacagcagctctatcacccagttcctcctcctggcattcgcagacacgtgggagctgcagctcttgcacttctgcctcttcctgggcatctacctggctgccctcctgggcaatggcctcatcatcactgCCATAgtctgcgaccaccacctccacagccccatgtacttcttcctcctcaacctcctcgacctgggctccatctccaccactctccccaaagccatggccaattccctctgggataccagggccatctcctactcaggatgtgctgcccaggtctttctgtttctctttttcattgcaGCAGAGTTTTATCTTCTGACCATCATGGCCTACgaccgctacattgccatctgcaaacccctgcactacgggaccctcctgggcagcagagcttgtgtccacatggcagcagctgcctggggcagtgggttgctcaatgctgtgctgcacacagccaatacattttcactaccactctgccaaggcaatgccttggaccagttcttctgtgaaatcccacagatcctcaagctctcctgctcagactcctacctcagggaagttgggcttatTGTGGTTACtgcttgtttcagttttgggtgttttgttttcattgtgctgtcctatgtgcagatcttgagggccgttctgaggatcccctctgagcagggaccgcataaagccttttccacgtgcctccctcacgTGGCTGTGGTGTCCCTGTTCCTCAGCACCATCATGTTttcctacctgaagcccccctccatctcttccccatccctggacctggtggtgtcatttctgtactcggtggtgcctccagcagtgaaccccctcatctacagcatgaggaaccaggagctcaaggatgccatCAAGAAATGGTTTTCACGGACACTTTTCAACAGCTGA